A genomic segment from Bacillus rossius redtenbacheri isolate Brsri chromosome 5, Brsri_v3, whole genome shotgun sequence encodes:
- the LOC134532166 gene encoding ribonuclease H2 subunit B, whose protein sequence is MPRIKASPKKCIKTTHSNSQQSSNTWVFLVKGDALDVPEGYAGTGTPDVVQLRHPQTGQPAMFLFSPGDGMVQEVLTFSENRRSWFIEETVKSDGKMHLSTPIDPIFLVLPYLRKAGQAVPLDQLLTDEEFPETERLLRSAGLKHLAQVADRKGDEELNAYKYNEEKTLSWLQRKAERVAEVLKQKGVHVSGGAVSASFVKSGKQDVDAELYLKYAHGIVSDYLMEDLSAKLARQLGFPEEAPRDGKRKLGATAASPPPPLPVPVSVPSTAPEPKKPRADDVSNGGVLDLTKPEKAVKPVSSKEKARAKSASGSKHLSSYFKKK, encoded by the exons ATGCCAAGGATAAAAGCATCGCCGAAGAAATGCATTAAAACGACTCACTCGAATTCTCAGCAGTCTTCGAACACATGGGTTTTTCTCGTTAAAG GCGATGCCCTGGACGTGCCGGAGGGGTACGCGGGGACAGGGACGCCCGACGTGGTGCAGCTGCGCCACCCGCAGACGGGGCAGCCCGCGATGTTCCTCTTCAGTCCCGGGGACGGCATGGTGCAGGAGGTGCTCACCTTCTCCGAGAACAGAAG GTCGTGGTTCATCGAGGAGACGGTCAAGTCGGACGGCAAGATGCACCTGTCGACCCCGATCGACCCCATCTTCCTGGTGCTGCCGTACCTGAGGAAG GCGGGCCAGGCGGTGCCCCTGGACCAGCTgctgacggacgaggagttcCCGGAGACGGAGCGGCTGCTGCGCTCCGCGGGGCTCAAGCACCTGGCTCAGGTCGCCGACCGCAAAG GGGACGAGGAGCTGAACGCGTACAAGTACAACGAGGAGAAGACGCTGAGCTGGCTGCAGCGCAAGGCGGAGCGCGTGGCCGAGGTGCTCAAGCAGAAGGGCGTGCACGTGTCGGGGGGAGCCGTGTCGGCCAGCTTCGTCAAGAGCGGCAAGCAGGACGTTGACGCTG AGCTGTACCTGAAGTACGCGCACGGCATCGTGTCGGACTACCTGATGGAGGACCTGAGCGCGAAGCTGGCGCGGCAGCTGGGCTTCCCCGAGGAGGCGCCGCGCGACGGCAAGCGCAAGCTGGGGGCCACGGCCGCCTCTCCGCCCCCGCCACTGCCCGTGCCCGTGTCCGTGCCGAGCACCGCCCCGGAGCCGAAGAAGCCGCGCGCCGACGACGTCAGCAACGGCGGCGTGCTGGACCTCACCAAGCCCGAGAAG GCAGTGAAGCCTGTTTCCTCTAAAGAGAAGGCCCGGGCAAAGTCCGCATCGGGCTCCAAGCACCTGTCGTCGTACTTCAAGAAGAAATAA
- the LOC134532167 gene encoding zinc finger protein 771-like isoform X1: protein MRLNKLCRLCAKEHASLIDVYGEEGVRLNLLSKLVQCLHIWVTPEDKLPTTICAGCCLRLGDSAEFITDSLQAQGVLQGLLGEEAPDEKPLVEVKRDEDCSGSESEEEDESGRADEEGGPGQEETAVEEDLPGPPAEGAAPPRSLVECILQDAPAEEPGDGRSEQRGQEEVTEAGPARRARREVPRGAEAPGRKKLRPKLESWYETWQCSECPAVLGSSDQLRAHYGADHPGHVVRYQCVDCSRVYPDCRKLARHIRVHWNKGKFKCEQCPKTFSTRQNLAHHAILHEEDRPWACGLCDKRFRHASSLNFHRVAHLGTGESKFSCADCGRNFLSSQKLELHLKIHAGTREHTCHLCGKSFTVKQSLIAHMTTHDEGRPHVCAQCGAGFKTPYSLRHHALIHSGVKPHQCDVCGKQFRGKSALRQHNRIHTGAMPYDCDICGRKFRFQGVFVIHRRQHTGERPYKCAHCTREFVSWANYNKHMKCRHGGGKPLPAAPPPGYHFTALPSAVPYASQ, encoded by the exons atgaggTTGAATAAACTATGCCGCCTGTGTGCTAAAGAACATGCATCTTTAATTGACGTTTACGGGGAGGAAGGTGTAAGACTGAATCTACTATCCAAGTTGGTGCAATGTTTACATATTTGG GTGACTCCGGAGGACAAGCTGCCCACGACGATCTGCGCGGGCTGCTGCCTGCGGCTCGGCGACAGCGCCGAGTTCATCACGGACAGCCTGCAGGCCCAGGGTGTCCTGCAAGGCCTGCTGGGGGAGGAGGCCCCCGACGAGAAGCCCTTGGTG GAGGTGAAGCGGGACGAGGACTGCAGCGGCTCGGAGAGCGAGGAGGAAGACGAGAGCGGACGGGCCGACGAGGAGGGAGGACCCGGCCAAGAGGAGACCGCGGTCGAGGAGGATCTCCCGGGGCCGCCGGCGGAGGGGGCGGCGCCCCCACGCAGCCTGGTGGAGTGCATCCTGCAGGACGCCCCTGCGGAGGAGC CAGGTGACGGTCGCAGCGAGCAGAGGGGGCAGGAGGAAGTGACCGAGGCCGGCCCGGCGAGGCGGGCGCGGCGCGAGGTGCCCCGGGGGGCGGAGGCCCCCGGCAGGAAGAAGCTGCGCCCCAAGCTGGAGTCCTGGTACGAGACGTGGCAGTGCTCCGAGTGCCCCGCCGTGCTGGGCTCCTCGGACCAGCTGCGGGCCCACTACGGGGCAGACCACCCGGGCCACGTGGTGCGCTACCAGTGCGTGGACTGCTCCCGGGTCTACCCCGACTGCCGCAAGCTGGCGCGCCACATTCGCGTCCACTGGAACAAGGGCAAGTTCAA GTGCGAGCAGTGCCCCAAGACGTTCTCGACGCGCCAGAACCTGGCGCACCACGCCATCCTGCACGAGGAGGACCGGCCCTGGGCGTGCGGGCTGTGCGACAAGCGCTTCCGGCACGCCAGCTCCCTCAACTTCCACCGCGTCGCGCACCTCGGCACGGGCGAGAGCAAGTTCTCCTGCGCCGACTGCGGCCGCAA CTTCCTGTCGAGCCAGAAGCTGGAGCTGCACCTGAAGATCCACGCGGGCACGCGCGAGCACACCTGCCACCTGTGTGGCAAGAGCTTCACCGTCAAGCAGAGCCTCATCGCGCACATGACCACGCACGACGAGGGCCGGCCGCACGTCTGCGCGCAGTGCGGCGCCGG GTTCAAGACGCCGTACAGCCTACGGCACCACGCGCTCATCCACTCGGGGGTGAAGCCCCACCAGTGCGACGTGTGCGGCAAGCAGTTCCGCGGCAAGAGCGCCCTGCGCCAGCACAACCGCATCCACACCGGCGCCATGCCCTACGACTGCGACATCTGCGGCCGCAAGTTCCGCTTCCAGGGCGTCTTCGTG ATCCACAGGCGGCAGCACACGGGCGAGCGGCCCTACAAGTGCGCGCACTGCACGCGGGAGTTCGTCAGCTGGGCCAACTACAACAAGCACATGAAGTGCCGGCACGGTGGGGGCAAGCCCCTCCCTGCCGCGCCGCCCCCGGGGTACCACTTCACCGCGCTGCCTTCTGCCGTGCCCTACGCGTCTCAGTGA
- the LOC134532167 gene encoding zinc finger protein 696-like isoform X2 translates to MRLNKLCRLCAKEHASLIDVYGEEGVRLNLLSKLVQCLHIWVTPEDKLPTTICAGCCLRLGDSAEFITDSLQAQGVLQGLLGEEAPDEKPLVEVKRDEDCSGSESEEEDESGRADEEGGPGQEETAVEEDLPGPPAEGAAPPRSLVECILQDAPAEERDGRSEQRGQEEVTEAGPARRARREVPRGAEAPGRKKLRPKLESWYETWQCSECPAVLGSSDQLRAHYGADHPGHVVRYQCVDCSRVYPDCRKLARHIRVHWNKGKFKCEQCPKTFSTRQNLAHHAILHEEDRPWACGLCDKRFRHASSLNFHRVAHLGTGESKFSCADCGRNFLSSQKLELHLKIHAGTREHTCHLCGKSFTVKQSLIAHMTTHDEGRPHVCAQCGAGFKTPYSLRHHALIHSGVKPHQCDVCGKQFRGKSALRQHNRIHTGAMPYDCDICGRKFRFQGVFVIHRRQHTGERPYKCAHCTREFVSWANYNKHMKCRHGGGKPLPAAPPPGYHFTALPSAVPYASQ, encoded by the exons atgaggTTGAATAAACTATGCCGCCTGTGTGCTAAAGAACATGCATCTTTAATTGACGTTTACGGGGAGGAAGGTGTAAGACTGAATCTACTATCCAAGTTGGTGCAATGTTTACATATTTGG GTGACTCCGGAGGACAAGCTGCCCACGACGATCTGCGCGGGCTGCTGCCTGCGGCTCGGCGACAGCGCCGAGTTCATCACGGACAGCCTGCAGGCCCAGGGTGTCCTGCAAGGCCTGCTGGGGGAGGAGGCCCCCGACGAGAAGCCCTTGGTG GAGGTGAAGCGGGACGAGGACTGCAGCGGCTCGGAGAGCGAGGAGGAAGACGAGAGCGGACGGGCCGACGAGGAGGGAGGACCCGGCCAAGAGGAGACCGCGGTCGAGGAGGATCTCCCGGGGCCGCCGGCGGAGGGGGCGGCGCCCCCACGCAGCCTGGTGGAGTGCATCCTGCAGGACGCCCCTGCGGAGGAGC GTGACGGTCGCAGCGAGCAGAGGGGGCAGGAGGAAGTGACCGAGGCCGGCCCGGCGAGGCGGGCGCGGCGCGAGGTGCCCCGGGGGGCGGAGGCCCCCGGCAGGAAGAAGCTGCGCCCCAAGCTGGAGTCCTGGTACGAGACGTGGCAGTGCTCCGAGTGCCCCGCCGTGCTGGGCTCCTCGGACCAGCTGCGGGCCCACTACGGGGCAGACCACCCGGGCCACGTGGTGCGCTACCAGTGCGTGGACTGCTCCCGGGTCTACCCCGACTGCCGCAAGCTGGCGCGCCACATTCGCGTCCACTGGAACAAGGGCAAGTTCAA GTGCGAGCAGTGCCCCAAGACGTTCTCGACGCGCCAGAACCTGGCGCACCACGCCATCCTGCACGAGGAGGACCGGCCCTGGGCGTGCGGGCTGTGCGACAAGCGCTTCCGGCACGCCAGCTCCCTCAACTTCCACCGCGTCGCGCACCTCGGCACGGGCGAGAGCAAGTTCTCCTGCGCCGACTGCGGCCGCAA CTTCCTGTCGAGCCAGAAGCTGGAGCTGCACCTGAAGATCCACGCGGGCACGCGCGAGCACACCTGCCACCTGTGTGGCAAGAGCTTCACCGTCAAGCAGAGCCTCATCGCGCACATGACCACGCACGACGAGGGCCGGCCGCACGTCTGCGCGCAGTGCGGCGCCGG GTTCAAGACGCCGTACAGCCTACGGCACCACGCGCTCATCCACTCGGGGGTGAAGCCCCACCAGTGCGACGTGTGCGGCAAGCAGTTCCGCGGCAAGAGCGCCCTGCGCCAGCACAACCGCATCCACACCGGCGCCATGCCCTACGACTGCGACATCTGCGGCCGCAAGTTCCGCTTCCAGGGCGTCTTCGTG ATCCACAGGCGGCAGCACACGGGCGAGCGGCCCTACAAGTGCGCGCACTGCACGCGGGAGTTCGTCAGCTGGGCCAACTACAACAAGCACATGAAGTGCCGGCACGGTGGGGGCAAGCCCCTCCCTGCCGCGCCGCCCCCGGGGTACCACTTCACCGCGCTGCCTTCTGCCGTGCCCTACGCGTCTCAGTGA